A window of Misgurnus anguillicaudatus chromosome 3, ASM2758022v2, whole genome shotgun sequence genomic DNA:
TTGTTATAATCATAATCACTGAAAGTGGCAACACCATAACTTTTTTGGTTTTTACTGGTAACCATGCAAACATTGTGCAGAGTTAAATATACAGCTTAACTTTGCACTAGTGCCTGGCTGCATAGCTACACAACTACCGGTAATCAAATGCATTCTGCCTTTTGTTTTTAGGAAAACCAGCCTATGAAATGCTGGAGTGTGATCCTGACTGGGTGCCATCATTACATATGGGGCACTCGGAAAAATCAACAGACACTAAGCGGTTTAATCaaagaaaaaagagaaagaaatctcTCATGGGGAACAACGGAGCACCTGCACCACTTGATCTAGACGACCAAAGATCAGATATGGTTGAAGATGTACCACAAGATGATGCTTTACAGATGGATGAAGCTGGCCTGAACACTGTCAAACAACAGGATTGTGATTTTTGTAGCTGCAGCAATGCTGAACTTAACCGCTTGTTGGAGGAGAACAGGATGTTAAAAAAAGAGCTCTCTCAACAGAAAATGgatgaggatttttttaaagctgacgACAAGAAGGTTGAATACTACACCGGGCTTCCATCGTTTCCGGTTTTGATGGGTGTGCTGGCACATCTTGATCCCTACCTGCCACAGGCCAGGCAAAACCTGTCATCTTTTCAGACACTCGTCTCAACTCTGATGCAGCTAAAGCTGAATCTCCCAGTCCAGCACATTGCATTCCTCTTCTCTGTGGATCGAAAGACAATGACCACCACATTCAGAGATACCATAGATGTAATGTTTATACATCTAAAACCTCTTGTGCACTGGCCCGAGAGATATGTCTTGCTAGCCACTTTACCACATCAGTTCGTAGAGGCTTTTGGCGAACGTGTATCCATTATTGTGGACTGCTTTGAAATGAACATTGAAGGAGCAGTAAGTTTCAAAGCTGGATCGCATACATTTTCCCGCTGTAAACACAAGGACACCCTGAAGTATCTCATTGGCTTTACGCCAATGGGAGCGATCGCTTTCGTTTCCCAAGGATGGGCAGGTGGTGTCAGCGACAAGCACGTGACTGAGAATAGTGGCCTTTTGAACCAATTGTTACCTGGGGACTTGGTTTTGGCAGGTCATGGATTTGACATCAAGGACAGTGCCGGATTGATGTGTGCAGAAGTGAAATCGCCTGCAGTGACAGGAGAAAGCAACCAGCTGGATGTAAAATATGTGGAGGGGACACACCATACAGCTTACATCAAGGACCACGTGGAGAAGATTATTGGAACTATACACGCAAAAAGCTCCATACTTAGCAGAACTTTACCAGTGAGCATGGTGCTTCCATGTCCAGATGAGGatttgtcattttttgacaagaTATTGACTGTGTGCTGTACTGTAACTAACATGTGCCCTAGCGTTGTGATGCCTTGGCTTAAACCATgacatgacataaaacaatgtaaatatgtGTGAATGGCATATCCTGCGTTATAAGTGTTATTCAAGTTGCCTTCCACCTGTTGCCGTATTAAATCACAAAAAGTACTTCAGCTATTTATGTCTAGAAAAGATCTTTTATTTACATAATAGCTTCATTGCTATGCAAATTTCATACATATGgtaagatttaaaaaatgtgtcatcAACAAAGTTCATCCTAGTTAATCTTGAGTTCAGAGTTAATATAGTGCATGTACAATATGTAAATTGGTGGGAAACCGTCAAGTATTAGTAACATAGATATCAAGGTAgtaaagtttaataaaaaaactaaaaattcaaAACATATTGCACAAAGATCACATGGTTTTATGTGCAGAGTACTGATAAAGTGCATCAATAAGAGCACTCCTTTTTGGAATTTTCAATATGAAAGCACCccttaattaaactaaacgaTGTCAAAATGACATAAAAAGTGCAGTTTGGGATGCACCATTTCTTACATGCTATTTTTGCCTACATACTACTCTCTTCACATACTGAATAGTATGAAAGATGCAGGTTTGGCTAAATTTCTTTATGCTGTAGTGCATGCTGGGTACTTGAGTACATGAATGGCATTTCAGTAACCAACACTTAAAATATTGAGTTTCAGCCAACCAAAACTTTAAAGACTTCGAACATCTAAATATCCAAGTTCATATTAGGCAGTTAATTttaacagtttttaaaaattatattacaGGCAAAATGATTCTAGATGTGACTAGGAAATAaaatacactagtcaacatttgaggTGGATTTAAATAGTAAATCAAAGTTGTCTTAAGACAAGAATGGGTATTGTTGAAAATTTTATGATGGGTTGACTGGTgaccacttcaaatgttgaataGTGTATATGTCAATATGTGTAATTCAAGACAACATCTAGGCCTATGCAATGACTTAAATGTATCTGTTACTGTAAGGGTGCCTGTATCCCTCtgagataaataaataaaagttagaAATCTAATATGCTAAAAAGAATCAACAAAAgcattagggctgggtatcgattcagatgttccagatcgattcaatttcgattcacaagctatcaaatcgattcgattctcgattcaattttcgattccgattctcgggttggtttttatactcgattcttgATTCAAttaatgaatatagatttaatacaaatactatattaataaaaaaagaacagtgaacagaagtttacaagtgggtaattaataaaaagaaattaaatgcCACAACACTAACCTTGTCGTCTTGCTTgcaaaatctaaaatgcttccatacctcttactttttatgtgaaggtggcatcaacgtcgatgAACCCCCTAAAAccaccattttaagcactgaatgaaagaatgacaggctccttggtaacatcgcgcaaggcaaaaaagagcgtgacatctagtgaagaagactagtaatttgattaacgttaatcttacgttcagtgtttgcagaaaaaatatGGTGGGAAAATCGATTCTggtctttgagaatcgattctgTATCGACCAcgttaaaaaaaaacgattaatcgaaaaatcaattttttttgcccagccctaaaaAGCATACAAGGTTACtcggtcagtgacaaaaacggtttggcaaaatgagaaattcattttttttaaacttgtgttaaaagcatgcatcaagtttatttaaatgcacagagaatttaagaattttatgcaataaaaattacatttgcacaatttttatgaaagttaagactgaatggacctaaAAATGCCacatggtgtaaccgccaattgcaccaaagaatgaaaaatattaaatattttatccaccttgatggcatgtgcgtaatcataaaaaatcatttaattagttatttctaaatgtaaatttgaatgcatttttgtaatatttgttttgactTATGCTGAAAACATCTCTGTTTTCTAAaaaatctttgacaaatgataaatgtatgtaaaaaatcacattacactaaactatagatgcttatattttattccacattttttttataaatatataatttaaccTTGGACAACCCACAGGGTTAATTTGGCCGCTGTTAATTGCTGAAGAGAAAAGGGTTCTTGGTTTCTCCAaggttaatttaaaaaatactagttacaccaattgacacagactggTTTCACCACATCGACATTTTTGCagttatcccccaaatattctttcaaaattaaataaaactagacatagacttggtcctcaatctgtaaatttattttataatttgaacccttttacatttaatttatccatacagacacaaaatatttaacgtcacgtcattgaccctaCTACcatagaaaatgttttatagttTTTTCCCTCATTTTATACGGGCACATGTAAGAACGCGTCAACGTCACTGGGTGGCAGTGTTAcccattttaaaaaatccactGTTTTCAAAATGTATGTCATGTAAAGGTTATGCAGACAAACCActgtgacagaattttctttttagCAAATTTTGTAAGCAAACTTGAaccaaaaaaagaataaatctaACATCACAAAGAGGATAAATTTGTTACCAGTCAAAGTGTTAGGTTTTCAATATGTTGCACAGCTTGAAGCAGAAAACAAAAACACGAATCAAGCTTGGTTGGTGTTTTACAAACTATATAAGTTTGTAAAGCACCCACAGCTACATCAGTAATGTTCAAATACCTCTTCATAGGCTCAAGCCAGAAATTCATTAGCTCATGTTACTGGATTACTGATTAACTGTAAAACTGTGTATTAAAGTCATAAACATTGGTATATAAAGATACTATGGatgaaaaacaaatttaaaaaattgaatTTGAGGGTCTTTACAATGATCATAAAAACCTAATTCATTAAACATacttaaaagaaaatgaaaagtaaTTGTGATGCGTTAATTGTGCCttaataaaaatacttttttaaaacaaagtgCAATCCCTTAAAATCAATGAAGCCTAAATGAATACCACCATTGTGTACATACATTATGTCCGAAAACTCAATATTATTAAAGGAACAAGGAATATCCTGATAGAATATAGCCTATTTAACTGTCAAGAGGTACTTGGTTAGTCCTTTTACAGTTTTGTAAGCAAGAGGAGGTTATTTGTCCACAGACATGACAAAATGTTGATGATGTTAAGCTAAGTGCTTAAGCCCCTTTTATACTGGACTTTATTAATCCTTAGCTAGATACACACAGTaaaataattaatcaaacttaTCATAAGAGTATCTGGACAACTATTGATAAACGACAAAGACTTGCAACACATAAATTCTcttttgtaaatgcatttaacCTC
This region includes:
- the LOC129444673 gene encoding uncharacterized protein; its protein translation is MVNSCCVIDCHSRTCDRRGKRIYVGVRYFSFPTWKQHHGPQISELTKRRRMAWVEAVGRESITFDSISQHMFVCSRHFHYGKPAYEMLECDPDWVPSLHMGHSEKSTDTKRFNQRKKRKKSLMGNNGAPAPLDLDDQRSDMVEDVPQDDALQMDEAGLNTVKQQDCDFCSCSNAELNRLLEENRMLKKELSQQKMDEDFFKADDKKVEYYTGLPSFPVLMGVLAHLDPYLPQARQNLSSFQTLVSTLMQLKLNLPVQHIAFLFSVDRKTMTTTFRDTIDVMFIHLKPLVHWPERYVLLATLPHQFVEAFGERVSIIVDCFEMNIEGAVSFKAGSHTFSRCKHKDTLKYLIGFTPMGAIAFVSQGWAGGVSDKHVTENSGLLNQLLPGDLVLAGHGFDIKDSAGLMCAEVKSPAVTGESNQLDVKYVEGTHHTAYIKDHVEKIIGTIHAKSSILSRTLPVSMVLPCPDEDLSFFDKILTVCCTVTNMCPSVVMPWLKP